The sequence TTTAAGCTACTAAGTAAAAGGACAAAGGGATCAAACAAGTCCAATTCTAACCTTTATAATAAATAGGTCCATTActtctatttaaatatcaaacttATCCAAATTTTGACATAGCCAAGCAAGTGTGTTGTTGTACACATTTTAAATAGAAAGTTTACTATAGAAAAGCGCATAGagagaaaattaagaatttaaaacaacaaaagaaaaaggaagaatgaAACCAAACCTTCTACATATTGATTTTCttcacaaaataaaatcaagcCCATAAGTTGacttttttttgttgaatCTACTCTCCTTctaaatctcttttctttctgcaaaaattctaaaatagtaaaaatctaatcaaattaTTCAATCACCTAAACTGAAATCACTGCATTTCTTCGTTTTGTTTTCATATCGGGACTTCAAAATCTCTTTGTTgattaatcattaattagaTCAATAAACAAAACCAAATCTTTTAAGATATAAAGATTCCAACAGTGAGTGTGGCACCGTTGGTTGGTAGCTTGCAATAATGGTGTTGGTATTGCATGAAGTTTTAGGTTGgcctttgtattttttatttaaattgcaTTCAAGCCTTAATCTTGGCTTCTAATCAGTTTTGAGTTTTGGTTAATTGCaaaccttttttattttgttaaagtcttaattttttattggttATGAATATCAATTTTGAGCTTTTTGGTATTGCCAAAATCtactaaaaaggaaaaaaagaccTTGATTTCGGCGGTAATAACAAGTGAGTTTGATGCAATAGAGACGGTGGATGGCTTTCATAGTGATGACAGGTGGGTTCGATTGCAGTTGTGGTGGGTGAATTCTAGCTTTGATGATGGAGGCGACTATTGGATTCATTTTCCgtaattttctataattgaTCACTGAGTTTGTAGttgatttatagattttttttcttttggaattGATTTGTGGGTTTTATTACTTTATGGGtccattttcttcaattttttgtAGTTAATCATTATCTGTAATggatttgaatttatttattatgggaTATTTAAGTATGTGCTTTTGGTtatataattatgattttaatagCTTGTAATGTGAAAGGCATTGTTgctatgatatttttttttggaaacATTAGCAGTTCTATTGTGGTGGCAACGATGACGGTGAAGGTGCTATTACTGTGGCAATTGCGACAGTGATAGTGTTTAGTGATGTTATGGTGGCAACAAAGACAGTGATGATGACAATGCTATTGTGGCGGCAATAGTGCCtctagagtttttttttttttttttttgaaaaagtatCATAATAGTTCATTATTacttatttctaattttttgaaaaaaagattattaaaatgaatatataattagaaaaagattttatacatttttaattatttaatttttttttagtgcGAAGTACACACTTTTTCTAGATTTAATTTGGACTGATTGGGTCCTAAAATAAAAGCTACGGGTTTATCTGTTAGAAAAGTTGAAATTATGCTTCTTTAAACCTACAGTACAAGTtctggggtatatttgaccCTTTGTCCCTTAGTAAAATGCTTCTAATTAAAGCACCGACGACGGACTCTTCTTCTGACCAAAGTTATAAAACAGCAACGGGCTATCCACTTGCGTGACCGTTGAATAAAGGGTGTTATTGAATCTTAATAACCAAACACCAATTCTTTGTTCAATAAGGGAACGCCACTTTTCGTCACAAGCTTTAGTTTAAAGATTCTAGACTTAACCCTTTACTTGGAATttggagaaagaaagaaatcgttaaaaataaaaaagtaacttttattattttaaaaaagaaaaatatcaaagagaaagaagaatcaatattatttttcattttccgtttttactttaaaagatattaaaacaaGTAGcctgaaaaataaagagtaatTTCTACttacttattttaaaatgccCAATTAAGAaggtaaaatataaaagggTAAAAATAAAGGATAAGTACATAATGGCTTCATCATTGCATAACTTTTAGTGTTAGTTTATTTCAGATAAAAAAAGTACgtcattataaattatgatagaaaaatattttagtgttaaaatatttttatatgtaaaattttatctatttttacgCTGATAAATCATCATTATGATGTTGTTTGTGTGTTGATAACGTGAGTTTAAAGtttaataattcataattttaatatttgactATTTACAAATCGacactttttaataataaaatatatttttttatcacgatttataattacatgattctttttatttgaaaaaaaattatataataaaatttataaaatgataaaatcacatgttattttcatgcatttatctctaaaaacaaatttgtcttttatttttcactcattttctttctttcttctatgGTTTTGTAATTATAGAATAAAAGTCATTTAGatttgttaaaaagaaaggaactAGTAATTTGCATAATTCTTCAAAGAAAGGTAAGTTATTGTattattagagaaaatataaataagaaaatagataACTATTTTTTTCCTAAATTGATTCATCACAAAATTTAGTCTATTTCTTAATTAGTAggagtaaaataattattaaaatattatttattaattgatataggTATTTAGCACGTggaattagttttttaaaattatactaatatttatgaattgaagATCATAAAATCATGAGCCAGGCTGGGGCATTAAGTCTAGGCCTGATGAAGTGGCCAATGGTGGCGCAATCATGCATATCTTTTGATACACTGCAGTAGACATATTTGCatgttttaaatttagatatttaataatacCATAATTGCAATCACCACTCAGATGGAGCTGAGTGGGTAAGTATTTTCCGGGTTGTAACAGTAACTCACTTCATCGTCCTTTCTTTACAGGCAGCAACAGCAACTTGCCTGCTAAAATCATTTCCAAATCtagctttttctttccttatatatatatttttaccttttttgTGAAAATGTCTAGTGCAACTTCACCTCAACAATAGgtattctcttcttttcagaTGCCTTTGTGTTAATTTGTGGTAACATAATTCTGCAACTAAGTATAAATATTGTGTTCCGTTTGTATATTCATTTGTAATTTGAAGGATatcttaaatattaagttaGATGTGTCAATATTCTTCTAATATAATTTCCTAAAAACATGAGTTAAAACCTGATCGCCCCCAGTTCATTGGaagttgtaattttaattaaataccaaaaggaaaaagaaagaaataataacaTAGTACAATTTTTATGCACAACCCACGAACCAGGACAGAGACACCTCTTGCTCTCCTATTCAATTTTGCCTTCTTGTTCGTTGTACCCTTCTCTCctcccctctctctctctacctctctctctctctctctcaattgTCTCTCTGCAGCATGTGGCCATCTccaaaaagaaacattaaAGGTAGTTTCAACAACAAAAATTACATCTCTAGCTCTTCTCCTTCAAAATCCTCCTCTTCTGCAACTTCCTTTTTATCTCAAACTACAAATGATAATTACCCAAGAAAATCTATGGAAGAAGTTTGGAAAGATGTTAACCTAGCTTGTCTTCAGGACCGCCCTAGCACGACCCCAAGAAACACCAACAACCACCCTGCTTTTCCTTGTATGATTCTACAAGATTCTTTGGCTAGACCTTTTGAGAAAGACCCACCAACACCACCAATTACTCATGTCTCCTTCTCTGCTCGTGCCATTGATCGTGATCGTTTCTTGAATTCTTCAAGGCCAAGACCTGCTACTATGTTAGGCTTGAATAATTCTTCTCGGTCTGATTCTCATTACATTGGGAACAGCGCACCCATTAGTACTAGACCAAATCATCATTCGCATAGTCATTCAAGAATTGAGACACCGACCCCTTTTGGTTCTTCTCTTATTTCTCCATTTGATGTTTTGggttcttcttctcttttactACCTCCCAATATTAACAAGAAATGGCCTCAAGAAAATCATGACAATTCTAGTGATCGAAGACATAAACGCATGATCAAGAATAGAGAATCAGCTGCTCGGTCCAGAGCTAGAAAGCAGGAATCTCTCTATCCTCTATATCcatgcctttttctttctttctaaaaaagaTGCATTCTTTAGTAAATATATGGACGACCCCATGTGTCCTTACTAGCTTTTAACTGATCagtgattattttctttagtgtGTTCGttctgtttattttatttatttctttagcccattttataatatatacagGCTTACACACAAGAGTTGGAACTAGAAGTAGACAAACTTATGGAAGAGAATGCTAAGCTTAGAAGGCAGCAAAAAAAGGTATGTGAAAGGTTGTATGGATTAGTTTCTTTATTTGGAAattgctttttctttcttattcaCCCAAACAAATAGATCCTGCTATTCCCCTATTGGTTGGATTGACAGAGAGACAATGTGTCTTTGTGTGTGTGTATTTTGCGGTTTGCAGTTCTTGGCAGCTCCTGCTCAGCTTCCAAAAAAGAACAATCTATATAGAACCTTAACCGCTCCATTTTGAGAAGTAAGAATAAATCCAGTTTTGATTTTACTTCCATctcttgtttgttttttttcttaactcttttctttcttcaatttCACTACCTAAACAAATTGCCATTACAAGAGCGATTGAGAGAGACTGAGTGAAAGGAAAATGTTTTGAAATGTATCACCACTGGGCTTCTGATATTATTCTTAGATACATCTCTATCGACCAGTTGGGAATAGAggacaaaagagaaaagaaaaaaaggaggcCAAGGAGGAAAAGGAGAAGCTTTTGGATTCCAAACTCAGATGACAAATTGTGGGTATTTTgttgattttcatttttctttaatatgtaATGTTGTCTAAATTGTACGTGCTGATGCTTTTTCTCTCCCCAGTTAGGACGCAAGTAGTGGGGggagagagatagagagagaaattagGATGTAAATGATTTCAAGGGGAATCAACATTTGCTCCTTCGTTTGTCTactagtattatattatagtatattaTGCATATATCATCATTATGGGATAGATTGGGTATGTATGGATATCAATATCATTATAGATCACCCATCTATCTTTCAGCAATTGTTGTCGTTTGCTCCCAACAGTTCTCTCTCTGTTTTTGTCTTCCTAAACCCCTTCGTGCTTCATGCTAACGGGTTACATGTGATGTGCAAAAACGCCTATTGCAAAGCGCTAAAATTGGTTAATCGTGTTCTCATTTTATATGGTACTATTACTATAGTATAGCAGTTTGGCTTTACAAAGTTAATGCCTGCAATGGAAACATATCAATTGTGCAATGCCTCCTGTAAC is a genomic window of Ricinus communis isolate WT05 ecotype wild-type chromosome 2, ASM1957865v1, whole genome shotgun sequence containing:
- the LOC8274706 gene encoding protein FD; its protein translation is MWPSPKRNIKGSFNNKNYISSSSPSKSSSSATSFLSQTTNDNYPRKSMEEVWKDVNLACLQDRPSTTPRNTNNHPAFPCMILQDSLARPFEKDPPTPPITHVSFSARAIDRDRFLNSSRPRPATMLGLNNSSRSDSHYIGNSAPISTRPNHHSHSHSRIETPTPFGSSLISPFDVLGSSSLLLPPNINKKWPQENHDNSSDRRHKRMIKNRESAARSRARKQAYTQELELEVDKLMEENAKLRRQQKKFLAAPAQLPKKNNLYRTLTAPF